The following coding sequences are from one Motacilla alba alba isolate MOTALB_02 chromosome 4, Motacilla_alba_V1.0_pri, whole genome shotgun sequence window:
- the SLC25A4 gene encoding ADP/ATP translocase 1, translated as MGDQALSFVKDFLAGGIAAAVSKTAVAPIERVKLLLQVQHASKQITADKQYKGIVDCIVRIPKEQGIASFWRGNLANVIRYFPTQALNFAFKDKYKQIFLGGVDKHKQFWRYFAGNLASGGAAGATSLCFVYPLDFARTRLAADVGKGATEREFSGLGDCIVKIFKSDGLKGLYQGFSVSVQGIIIYRAAYFGVYDTAKGMLPDPKNVHIIVSWMIAQSVTAVAGLVSYPFDTVRRRMMMQSGRKGADIMYKGTIDCWRKIAKDEGSKAFFKGAWSNVLRGMGGAFVLVLYDEIKKYV; from the exons ATGGGTGACCAAGCGCTCAGCTTCGTCAAGGACTTTCTGGCCGGCGGGATCGCCGCCGCCGTCTCCAAGACGGCTGTCGCCCCCATCGAGAGAGTGAAgttgctgctgcag GTCCAGCATGCCAGCAAACAGATCACGGCCGATAAGCAGTACAAGGGCATCGTGGACTGCATAGTCCGCATCCCCAAGGAGCAGGGCATCGCCTCCTTCTGGAGAGGCAACTTGGCCAATGTCATCCGGTACTTCCCCACCCAGGCCCTTAACTTCGCCTTCAAGGACAAGTACAAGCAGATCTTCCTGGGCGGAGTGGACAAGCACAAGCAGTTCTGGCGCTACTTCGCAGGAAACCTTGCGTCCGGGGGTGCCGCGGGTGCCACCTCCCTCTGCTTCGTCTACCCGCTGGATTTTGCCAGGACCCGGCTGGCGGCCGATGTGGGCAAAGGAGCCACCGAGAGGGAGTTCTCTGGCCTGGGCGACTGCATTGTCAAGATCTTTAAGTCTGATGGCTTGAAGGGCTTGTACCAAGGATTTAGTGTGTCTGTCCAGGGCATCATCATCTACAGAGCAGCCTATTTCGGGGTATACGATACGGCCAAGG GTATGTTGCCTGATCCAAAGAATGTGCACATCATAGTGAGCTGGATGATTGCCCAGAGTGTCACTGCAGTGGCAGGGCTGGTTTCTTATCCTTTTGATACTGTGCGACGTAGGATGATGATGCAGTCTGGCCGAAAGGGAG CTGATATTATGTATAAGGGCACAATTGATTGCTGGAGGAAGATAGCTAAAGACGAAGGATCCAAAGCGTTCTTCAAGGGTGCCTGGTCGAATGTGTTGAGAGGCATGGGCGGAGCTTTTGTATTAGTACTTTATGATGAAATCAAGAAGTATGTCTAA